A single window of Rubripirellula lacrimiformis DNA harbors:
- a CDS encoding sulfatase: protein MTDSTCHAGLAVCQRLAIFVCILTPGALTAPARAETKPNVVFILADDLGWSDTTLFGTTSFYKTPNIERLAARGMTFTRAYSDSPLCSPTRASILTGLSPARHGITTPNCHLPLVRLSAAATESGPANQKATIPNPVTRLKTDYYTLAEMFRDHGYATGHFGKWHLGAEPYSPLEHGFDVDVPHHPGPGPAGSYVAPWAFKDFDHDPDIPDQHLEDRMAKEAVAFLDQHRDEPFFLNYWMFSVHAPFDAKKSLIDKYRPLVDANDSQRSPTYAAMIESMDDAVGVLLDTLDRLGIADNTIIVFASDNGGNMYNEVDGTSATSNAPLRGGKATMYEGGVRGPAIVVDPGRVQPGSRSDEVIQSSDFYPTLLELLDIEAQPNQAFDGISIVPALEGGALERDAIFTYFPHSPHIPEWLPPAVSVHAGDWKLIRVFHGGDDGTHDFKLFHLKDDIGEQQNLASEFPDRVAQLDQLIDAFLSDTGAVLPAVNPKFNPAKYQRDLIGKAALKGSGGNKKQRPRNAKPVAGWLPGGTCQLSLKAHALVVSSDGRDPYLSFTLPDSVADKDLVLQFTMKSTASGDGQVFWAEAGVTPPFAAVRSKPFSVQHDGNDHQYRVQWSAQSPVVGVRIDPAKGEGQIVLSNLRITTADGNDVYRWEF, encoded by the coding sequence CTGACTGATTCCACCTGCCACGCTGGACTTGCGGTGTGCCAGCGGCTGGCGATTTTTGTTTGCATCCTAACGCCGGGGGCACTGACAGCACCGGCGCGTGCAGAAACCAAGCCCAATGTGGTGTTCATTCTGGCCGATGACCTTGGCTGGAGCGACACGACCCTGTTCGGCACGACATCGTTCTACAAGACGCCGAACATCGAACGATTGGCGGCACGCGGAATGACGTTCACGCGAGCGTATTCGGACAGTCCGTTATGCTCGCCGACGAGGGCCAGCATTCTTACCGGACTCAGTCCAGCTAGGCACGGGATCACGACGCCGAATTGCCATTTGCCATTGGTTCGGTTGTCTGCGGCCGCAACCGAATCCGGACCTGCAAATCAAAAGGCAACCATTCCCAACCCGGTGACGCGACTGAAAACGGATTACTACACGCTCGCCGAAATGTTCCGCGACCACGGTTACGCGACCGGCCACTTTGGGAAATGGCACCTGGGGGCTGAACCCTACTCGCCGCTGGAACATGGCTTCGACGTCGACGTTCCCCATCACCCCGGTCCTGGTCCTGCGGGTAGCTACGTGGCGCCCTGGGCGTTCAAAGATTTTGATCACGATCCCGACATTCCCGATCAACACCTCGAAGACCGGATGGCGAAGGAAGCGGTTGCGTTTTTGGACCAGCATCGTGACGAGCCCTTCTTTCTGAACTACTGGATGTTCAGCGTGCATGCTCCCTTCGACGCCAAGAAGTCACTGATCGACAAGTATCGTCCACTGGTCGATGCCAATGATTCCCAACGCAGTCCAACGTATGCGGCGATGATCGAAAGCATGGATGATGCGGTCGGAGTTTTGCTGGATACCCTGGATCGTTTGGGGATTGCCGACAACACGATCATCGTGTTCGCCTCGGACAACGGTGGCAACATGTACAACGAGGTCGATGGAACCTCGGCGACCAGCAACGCACCGCTTCGCGGCGGCAAAGCAACGATGTACGAAGGCGGCGTTCGCGGTCCTGCGATCGTTGTTGATCCAGGACGCGTCCAACCCGGATCTCGCAGCGACGAAGTGATCCAGTCCAGCGACTTCTATCCGACTTTGTTGGAACTATTGGACATCGAAGCCCAGCCGAACCAAGCGTTCGACGGCATCAGCATCGTGCCCGCGTTGGAGGGGGGGGCGCTTGAGCGTGACGCGATCTTCACGTACTTCCCGCACTCGCCCCATATCCCGGAATGGTTGCCGCCGGCGGTCAGTGTCCATGCCGGCGATTGGAAGTTGATTCGTGTCTTCCACGGTGGGGATGACGGTACGCACGATTTCAAGTTGTTCCATCTGAAAGACGATATCGGTGAACAGCAGAACCTGGCGTCGGAATTCCCGGACCGAGTGGCGCAACTAGACCAGTTGATCGATGCCTTTCTTTCAGACACCGGGGCGGTCCTTCCCGCTGTCAATCCGAAATTCAATCCCGCAAAGTACCAACGCGATTTGATCGGCAAGGCAGCTTTGAAGGGAAGCGGGGGGAACAAAAAGCAGCGACCAAGGAATGCAAAACCGGTCGCGGGCTGGTTGCCGGGGGGCACCTGCCAGCTTTCGCTGAAAGCCCATGCGTTGGTCGTTTCCAGCGACGGACGCGATCCCTACCTCAGTTTTACCCTGCCCGATTCGGTCGCCGACAAAGATCTGGTCCTGCAGTTCACGATGAAGTCGACAGCCTCGGGCGATGGTCAGGTCTTCTGGGCTGAAGCAGGCGTCACTCCACCGTTTGCCGCTGTCCGCAGCAAGCCGTTTTCGGTGCAGCACGACGGCAACGATCATCAATATCGCGTTCAGTGGTCAGCCCAGAGCCCCGTCGTCGGTGTACGCATCGATCCTGCCAAAGGCGAAGGCCAGATCGTCTTGTCGAATCTTCGAATCACCACCGCCGATGGAAACGACGTGTATCGATGGGAATTCTGA
- a CDS encoding alkaline phosphatase D family protein, producing the protein MPKPPICSAIAATIFVFVSTVFLASVGGAKEPLTDGEQSVVMKDLDPYLIEAFYGADANGRTGRLGAEGSIADLLAEPKFIDLIQKHDLKLFSGPMLGDIKPTSAKFWVRTAGSATVQILVGELASETIRTTADDDFTAVMIVDGLKPFSDYSYAVKIDDQTIQRDTFQLRTAPQPGQKVNFHVTFGSGSRYVPTNEYAWDNMASSRPLAYLGLGDNVYIDVVDRRGAQRMFYYRRCLSPAYRDLISRVGMYAVWDDHDMAMNDSSGGAGLNKPWKVPNWNVFKQNWNNPGYGGGKAVPGTWHSFSLGDVDFFMTDGRFYRDKKDKTMLGPEQKEWLLKSLAASKGKFKVIASGTMWSDGADKGGKDSWAGPWAKAERDEIFDLINDQKIDGVILISGDRHRSDIWKIERPNGYPLYEFVSAKVTNQHTHETMPAAEWSYNEGNFWGQLSFDLRKSDPTMTFKCVDISGKVVKEFPLKLSELSHD; encoded by the coding sequence ATGCCAAAGCCACCTATCTGCTCTGCGATCGCTGCCACCATCTTTGTTTTTGTTAGCACCGTCTTCCTAGCGAGCGTGGGGGGCGCGAAGGAACCGCTGACCGATGGCGAGCAGTCGGTCGTGATGAAAGATCTGGACCCGTACCTGATCGAAGCGTTCTATGGTGCCGACGCAAACGGGCGAACAGGCCGATTGGGTGCCGAGGGATCGATCGCAGACCTGCTTGCCGAACCCAAATTCATCGACTTGATACAGAAGCACGACTTGAAGCTCTTCAGCGGTCCGATGCTGGGTGACATCAAACCGACATCTGCCAAGTTCTGGGTTCGCACGGCAGGCAGCGCCACGGTCCAAATCCTAGTGGGCGAACTGGCATCGGAAACGATCCGCACGACCGCCGACGACGACTTCACAGCCGTCATGATCGTCGACGGTTTGAAACCGTTCAGCGACTATTCCTATGCGGTCAAGATCGATGACCAAACGATCCAACGCGACACGTTTCAATTGCGCACCGCCCCGCAACCGGGCCAGAAAGTCAACTTCCATGTGACCTTTGGATCGGGATCCCGCTACGTCCCGACGAACGAATACGCCTGGGACAACATGGCTAGCAGTCGGCCGTTGGCGTACTTGGGTCTGGGTGACAATGTCTACATCGACGTGGTCGATCGTCGTGGTGCCCAGCGAATGTTTTACTATCGCCGGTGCCTTAGCCCGGCTTATCGCGACCTGATCAGTCGTGTCGGCATGTACGCGGTCTGGGACGACCATGACATGGCGATGAACGATTCCTCCGGCGGCGCGGGCTTGAACAAGCCTTGGAAAGTTCCCAACTGGAACGTCTTCAAACAGAACTGGAACAACCCCGGCTACGGTGGCGGCAAAGCGGTCCCCGGCACCTGGCATTCGTTCTCCCTTGGCGACGTCGACTTTTTCATGACCGACGGGCGTTTCTACCGCGACAAAAAAGATAAGACCATGCTGGGGCCAGAGCAGAAGGAATGGTTGCTAAAAAGTCTGGCGGCGTCCAAAGGAAAATTCAAAGTCATTGCATCGGGAACCATGTGGTCGGACGGTGCCGACAAGGGCGGCAAAGACTCTTGGGCCGGCCCATGGGCGAAAGCTGAACGCGATGAAATCTTTGACCTGATCAACGACCAGAAGATCGACGGAGTGATCTTGATCTCGGGCGACCGGCATCGATCCGACATTTGGAAAATCGAGCGGCCCAATGGATACCCGTTGTACGAGTTCGTTTCGGCAAAGGTCACCAATCAACACACACACGAAACGATGCCCGCCGCGGAGTGGTCCTACAACGAAGGCAATTTCTGGGGCCAACTCAGCTTTGACCTGCGGAAGTCCGACCCCACGATGACATTCAAGTGCGTCGACATCAGCGGCAAGGTGGTGAAAGAATTCCCGCTGAAGTTGAGCGAACTGAGCCACGATTGA
- a CDS encoding L-lactate dehydrogenase: protein MKVSIVGCGFVGSTAAYALVMQGIGREIVLVDQQKERAIAEANDITHAVPFSHPLTVRAGDYADLADSRVVIIAAGVGQKPGENRLHLLQRNADVFRDCIPQIIQNAPDAILLVATNPVDIMTHVAGEIAMQMGVPISRVIGSGTTLDTARFRSLVGKQFGVDSRHVHAHVIGEHGDSEVLTWSLATIAGLSLTEFSEVRGIGLDAGQRASIDEQVRRAAYQIIEGKGATYYGIGSALARIVDVLLHDQRSILTVCSRIEDVAGVSDVTISMPHLLGGKGVLASIPLMLNDSEHQLLNASANIIRDAIDSMEMPVI from the coding sequence ATGAAAGTTAGCATTGTCGGATGTGGATTTGTCGGATCGACCGCAGCCTACGCGCTTGTGATGCAGGGGATCGGTCGCGAGATCGTGTTGGTGGATCAACAAAAGGAACGTGCGATCGCCGAGGCGAACGACATCACGCATGCGGTTCCGTTCTCGCACCCATTGACCGTCCGCGCCGGTGACTACGCGGACCTGGCCGATAGCCGCGTGGTGATCATTGCCGCCGGGGTCGGCCAAAAACCAGGCGAAAATCGATTGCATTTGCTGCAACGAAACGCCGACGTGTTCCGAGACTGCATCCCTCAGATTATCCAGAATGCCCCCGATGCGATTCTGTTGGTTGCGACCAACCCGGTCGACATCATGACGCATGTTGCTGGTGAAATCGCAATGCAGATGGGAGTACCGATCAGTCGCGTGATTGGCTCTGGAACCACGCTTGATACGGCAAGGTTTCGCAGTTTGGTTGGAAAGCAGTTCGGCGTCGATTCACGCCATGTGCATGCTCATGTCATTGGCGAACATGGCGATTCGGAAGTCCTGACATGGTCCCTGGCCACGATCGCAGGATTGTCGCTGACGGAGTTCAGTGAAGTCCGCGGGATTGGATTGGACGCCGGTCAGCGAGCCAGCATTGATGAACAGGTGCGCCGCGCCGCCTATCAAATCATCGAAGGCAAAGGAGCGACCTACTATGGAATCGGCAGTGCTCTGGCCCGGATCGTTGACGTCCTGTTGCACGACCAACGCTCGATTTTGACAGTTTGCTCGCGAATCGAAGACGTTGCCGGAGTTTCCGATGTCACGATCTCGATGCCACATCTGCTAGGTGGCAAGGGAGTGCTAGCGTCGATTCCTTTGATGCTGAACGACAGCGAACATCAATTGCTGAACGCCAGCGCAAACATCATCCGAGACGCCATCGACTCGATGGAAATGCCCGTGATCTAG
- a CDS encoding TonB-dependent receptor plug domain-containing protein: MTPSLRMWALTVFAAAGNLAMAQELVPVDVVSPPGIQKETGQAGSDLDADADLDIPDGDEDELDSLLDLVDDDVSKLSSVNVSRQATMAPALNTEVTTVSRQKSTIGRSPAAVFVISNEMIRHSGARTIPDVLRMAPGVQVSQIDASEWAVSIRGSNGRFANKLLVQIDGRTVYTPLFGGTFWDVQDLLFEDIERIEVVRGPGAAVWGANAVNGVINIITKNAKDTHGTFVEAGAGTEQNGFTSARHGWRTANGVDMRVYGKWFDRDEATLPDSDAHDDWRMARGGFRADWKPDHTSHLTFQGDAYGGESGRESLVPTPAPVYTRTVIEDTDLSGFNGLLRYSQTLNDDNEWSIQAYFDHTYRQFQQLKFGEKRDSVDIDFQHQFKAFDDHSFVWGASYRNSRDHIYDSPFFLTFDPDDRTVDQLNYFVQDEITLIDDALYFTTGAKFTHSDYTPFEFQPTARILWTPNERQSIWASYSRAVRSPTRVGIDVSLTMLPGPSAPTAFPLFLGNRKFASENMDAWEIGMRAQPTQAFSWDAAAFYFDYDDLQAVSVGAPYFSLGPPAAVYVPLTITNSGQGRSYGFELGANYALSEDWRLYGAYTFLREQLTTASTNVGGSPDNQIYLQSSFNLTRHTDLDVMWRYSDSLPLQSTPSYNTMDVRYAWRPSRDWEVALVGRNLLQPDHKEVGNDGFTGNVSTNIQREFYAAISLWY, encoded by the coding sequence GTGACGCCATCGTTAAGAATGTGGGCTTTGACGGTGTTCGCAGCCGCGGGCAACCTGGCAATGGCTCAGGAACTGGTTCCAGTCGACGTGGTCAGTCCGCCGGGTATCCAGAAAGAAACTGGGCAAGCCGGTAGCGATTTGGATGCTGATGCGGACTTGGACATTCCCGATGGGGATGAAGACGAACTGGATTCGTTGCTGGATCTGGTGGATGACGACGTCAGCAAACTATCCAGCGTCAACGTCAGTCGCCAGGCGACCATGGCGCCGGCTTTGAACACAGAAGTCACGACGGTCAGCCGGCAAAAGAGCACGATTGGTCGATCGCCGGCGGCTGTCTTTGTCATTTCCAACGAAATGATCCGCCACTCGGGTGCTCGCACGATTCCCGACGTGCTGCGAATGGCTCCCGGAGTGCAGGTTTCTCAGATTGACGCCAGCGAATGGGCAGTCAGCATTCGAGGATCGAACGGTCGATTCGCAAACAAGCTGCTCGTTCAGATCGACGGCCGAACGGTCTACACCCCGTTGTTCGGAGGCACCTTCTGGGACGTCCAGGACTTACTTTTCGAAGACATCGAACGAATCGAAGTGGTTCGCGGCCCCGGTGCAGCAGTCTGGGGTGCGAACGCGGTCAACGGGGTGATCAACATCATCACCAAGAACGCAAAAGATACTCACGGGACCTTCGTCGAAGCGGGTGCCGGGACCGAGCAAAACGGTTTTACGAGCGCCCGGCATGGATGGCGAACAGCAAACGGCGTCGACATGCGTGTCTATGGCAAGTGGTTTGACCGCGACGAAGCCACGCTGCCGGATAGCGATGCCCACGATGATTGGAGGATGGCACGCGGTGGCTTCCGCGCCGACTGGAAACCTGATCACACTTCGCACCTGACGTTCCAGGGTGACGCCTATGGAGGTGAATCCGGAAGAGAAAGCCTCGTACCTACGCCGGCCCCCGTCTATACGCGAACCGTAATCGAAGACACGGATCTTTCGGGGTTCAATGGATTGCTCCGATACTCGCAAACTTTAAATGATGACAACGAATGGTCGATCCAAGCCTATTTCGACCATACGTACCGCCAGTTTCAGCAATTGAAATTCGGGGAAAAACGAGACAGCGTGGACATCGACTTTCAGCACCAGTTCAAGGCGTTTGACGATCACTCGTTCGTCTGGGGTGCGAGCTACCGCAATTCACGTGACCACATCTACGACTCGCCATTCTTCCTGACGTTTGACCCGGATGACCGCACCGTCGACCAGCTCAACTATTTCGTACAGGATGAAATCACGCTAATCGACGACGCATTGTACTTCACCACCGGTGCGAAGTTCACACACAGCGACTACACACCGTTCGAGTTTCAGCCAACCGCCCGGATCCTGTGGACCCCCAACGAACGGCAATCCATATGGGCGTCGTATTCTCGTGCCGTTCGATCTCCCACACGTGTTGGGATCGACGTCAGTTTGACGATGCTGCCCGGACCATCGGCGCCAACCGCGTTCCCTCTATTCTTGGGAAACCGCAAATTTGCTTCCGAAAACATGGACGCTTGGGAAATTGGAATGCGAGCTCAGCCCACCCAGGCATTTTCGTGGGACGCGGCCGCGTTCTACTTTGATTACGACGATTTGCAGGCCGTATCGGTCGGGGCACCCTACTTTAGTTTGGGCCCTCCGGCAGCAGTCTACGTTCCGCTGACCATCACGAACTCTGGCCAAGGACGCAGCTACGGATTCGAATTGGGTGCGAATTACGCACTCAGCGAAGACTGGCGATTGTACGGTGCTTACACGTTCCTACGTGAGCAACTGACGACGGCAAGCACTAACGTCGGCGGCAGCCCGGACAATCAGATTTACCTGCAATCATCGTTCAATCTGACCAGACATACCGATTTGGACGTCATGTGGCGGTACTCCGATAGTCTGCCCCTGCAATCGACGCCTAGCTACAACACCATGGACGTGCGATACGCATGGCGGCCCAGCCGTGATTGGGAAGTGGCATTGGTTGGACGCAACTTACTGCAACCTGACCATAAAGAGGTCGGGAATGACGGTTTTACCGGTAATGTGTCCACCAACATCCAGCGTGAATTCTACGCTGCGATCAGTCTTTGGTATTAA
- a CDS encoding YfiR family protein: MQRDQDECHSFVPAPGAVFVMIALIVGPIPCFGQTITPAHTPTSNSLTTSTVQTAKESNIKAVYLYSFGRFTTWPTSDSNAVDQFTIGVVGPTGVHSSLEKIAAKRTIQEMPIQIRHYVSASEVTAGDCQLLFVTQSIPAADAATLAARLRETPVLIATETGDCPVGTVVNFVPEGSSIHFEIDIEEAKRKRLAMDARLLRQGKPMPSSTPNQGP; the protein is encoded by the coding sequence ATGCAAAGGGACCAAGACGAATGCCATTCGTTTGTCCCTGCGCCCGGTGCAGTGTTTGTGATGATTGCATTGATTGTCGGGCCCATCCCTTGCTTTGGCCAAACGATCACTCCGGCTCACACACCGACTAGCAACTCGCTAACCACGTCGACCGTGCAAACGGCAAAAGAAAGCAACATCAAAGCGGTGTACCTGTACAGCTTTGGTCGATTCACGACCTGGCCGACTAGCGATTCGAATGCCGTCGACCAATTCACCATCGGCGTGGTCGGCCCCACCGGCGTTCACAGCAGCCTGGAAAAGATCGCGGCCAAACGCACGATTCAAGAGATGCCGATTCAGATTCGGCACTATGTCTCGGCCAGCGAGGTGACCGCCGGCGATTGCCAACTGCTGTTCGTCACCCAATCCATTCCAGCGGCCGATGCAGCCACGCTAGCCGCAAGGCTTCGTGAGACCCCCGTGCTGATCGCTACCGAAACGGGCGATTGCCCCGTTGGGACCGTGGTCAATTTCGTTCCCGAAGGCAGTTCAATCCACTTCGAGATTGATATCGAAGAGGCCAAGCGTAAACGACTGGCCATGGACGCCCGGTTGCTTCGCCAAGGCAAACCGATGCCGAGCAGCACCCCCAATCAAGGTCCTTAG
- a CDS encoding ATP-binding protein, translating to MPTCTHPLQTLRNASIKTKLLLLATTSVAMALLMAFAGMAVNDIRFIRSSKVDQLESQAKMLAFNSVGVLTFQDESATRELLRSMEMYPTVEYACIYDETGRVFAEYRANELSDARAREIQTSGNQITDAGVEVLHTISDAGEDIGSVYLFANMSDLQAHVQSYLMLCGGLLVGSLVVAGLFASQMQRLISSPIRELALAANRVKRERDFTIRVQPAASDELGQLGGAFNAMLDEIQHSKAALQAANDELEDRVEQRTAELTEEITQRQSAQEALQVACTAAEAASRAKSEFLANMSHEIRTPLNGILGFTELLTNKSDGNDPRKRKEYLETISASGTHLLGLINDILDLSKIEAGQLEVELSPCSPHDVINQVVSVLRARAQQKGLKLNCAWSSRVPESIVTDGGRLRQLLMNLVGNAIKFTKQGNVTIDAELDHFCEMLTIRVTDTGIGIPEDKQADIFSPFVQADNSVTRRYGGTGLGLAISKRLSAALGGDLRVESSEGNGSVFILNVKTGPLNSVALLDAPPADALMGTTTHHFDQEIDLPKSNILLVEDGEINRKLVRIMLEEAGATVTTAENGWVAVNATSKATFDLILMDMQMPVMDGYTAATRMRSDGLSTPIIALTAHAMKGDEEKCLNAGCTAYLTKPIQKAVLLGEVLDHLTRAGIAKVAPTETLGGLTEASPEPPSGLKSTLPLDNVVYREIVEEFVEFLQHHVAEMQSAYASENFESLAKLAHALKGAGGTAGFDVLTAPSAKLQKSTNDIDPSEIEATLAELADLSRRIHETPQRA from the coding sequence ATGCCAACTTGCACGCATCCACTGCAAACGCTGCGCAATGCGTCGATCAAAACCAAGCTGCTGCTATTGGCGACGACATCCGTCGCGATGGCGCTGTTGATGGCGTTCGCGGGAATGGCGGTGAACGACATCCGGTTCATTCGCAGTTCGAAAGTCGATCAGCTTGAATCCCAAGCAAAGATGTTGGCGTTCAACTCCGTTGGCGTGTTGACGTTTCAAGACGAATCGGCAACACGAGAGCTGCTGCGTTCGATGGAGATGTATCCCACGGTCGAATACGCTTGCATCTACGACGAAACGGGACGGGTCTTTGCCGAGTATCGTGCTAACGAACTATCCGATGCACGGGCACGAGAGATCCAAACTTCGGGAAACCAAATCACCGACGCCGGCGTCGAAGTTCTGCACACCATATCCGATGCCGGCGAAGACATCGGTTCGGTCTATCTGTTTGCAAACATGTCGGATCTGCAGGCACACGTGCAAAGCTATCTGATGCTGTGCGGCGGATTGCTGGTTGGATCGTTGGTGGTCGCAGGGCTGTTTGCATCCCAGATGCAACGCCTGATATCCAGCCCGATCCGAGAATTGGCCCTGGCAGCGAATCGTGTCAAACGGGAACGCGACTTTACGATTCGTGTCCAACCGGCAGCAAGCGATGAACTGGGCCAACTCGGGGGCGCGTTCAACGCCATGCTGGACGAAATCCAACATTCCAAGGCCGCCTTGCAAGCCGCCAATGACGAACTGGAAGACCGCGTTGAACAGCGTACTGCCGAACTGACCGAAGAGATTACACAACGCCAATCCGCCCAAGAAGCACTGCAAGTTGCCTGCACTGCGGCCGAAGCGGCAAGCCGTGCCAAGAGTGAATTCCTGGCGAACATGAGCCACGAGATTCGCACTCCGCTGAACGGCATCCTCGGCTTCACCGAACTGCTGACCAACAAATCGGACGGTAACGATCCTCGCAAACGCAAAGAGTATCTTGAAACCATCTCTGCCAGCGGCACCCACCTACTGGGGCTAATCAATGACATCTTGGACCTATCGAAAATCGAAGCTGGCCAGCTAGAAGTCGAACTGTCGCCGTGTTCGCCCCATGACGTCATCAACCAAGTGGTCAGCGTTCTGCGCGCTAGAGCGCAACAGAAAGGGCTGAAGCTAAACTGCGCCTGGTCTAGCCGTGTGCCTGAATCGATCGTGACCGATGGCGGCCGACTGCGGCAATTGCTGATGAACTTGGTTGGCAACGCCATCAAATTCACCAAACAGGGCAACGTCACCATCGACGCCGAACTGGACCACTTTTGCGAGATGCTAACGATCCGCGTGACGGATACCGGAATCGGGATCCCCGAAGACAAGCAGGCCGATATTTTCAGTCCGTTCGTGCAGGCCGACAACTCGGTAACCCGCCGCTACGGTGGCACAGGACTGGGACTGGCGATTTCAAAGCGTCTTTCGGCGGCTCTGGGCGGTGACCTAAGAGTCGAAAGCAGCGAGGGCAACGGCAGCGTTTTCATTCTGAATGTGAAAACCGGGCCGCTGAACTCTGTCGCACTGCTGGACGCTCCCCCCGCCGACGCGCTGATGGGAACAACCACCCACCATTTCGATCAAGAAATTGACCTGCCCAAATCAAACATCCTGTTGGTAGAAGACGGCGAAATCAATCGCAAACTTGTTCGCATCATGCTAGAGGAAGCAGGTGCAACCGTGACCACCGCCGAAAATGGCTGGGTCGCGGTCAATGCAACATCGAAGGCAACATTCGACCTGATCCTAATGGACATGCAAATGCCGGTGATGGACGGCTACACCGCAGCGACCCGCATGCGAAGCGATGGCCTGAGCACCCCGATCATCGCCCTAACGGCTCACGCCATGAAGGGTGATGAAGAGAAATGCCTGAACGCTGGATGCACAGCCTATTTGACCAAGCCCATTCAGAAGGCCGTGTTGCTAGGCGAGGTTTTGGATCACTTGACGCGCGCCGGTATCGCGAAGGTTGCCCCTACCGAAACCCTGGGTGGTCTCACCGAAGCATCCCCCGAACCACCATCCGGATTGAAATCGACATTGCCACTGGACAACGTCGTCTATCGCGAGATCGTCGAAGAGTTTGTTGAGTTTTTGCAACATCACGTGGCCGAGATGCAGTCGGCGTATGCGAGCGAAAACTTTGAATCCTTGGCCAAACTTGCCCACGCTCTGAAAGGTGCCGGGGGCACAGCCGGGTTCGATGTACTCACTGCCCCCTCGGCCAAGCTACAGAAATCAACCAACGACATCGATCCAAGTGAAATCGAAGCAACGCTCGCAGAACTAGCAGATCTGTCTCGCCGCATTCACGAAACGCCTCAGCGTGCATAA